A single genomic interval of Odontesthes bonariensis isolate fOdoBon6 chromosome 3, fOdoBon6.hap1, whole genome shotgun sequence harbors:
- the LOC142377939 gene encoding E3 ubiquitin-protein ligase TRIM35-like: protein MASGLEEELSCPVCQDVFREPVFLPCSHSFCKNCLKRWWRKKKMRECPVCKAASGSEHPQCNLVLKNTCEAFLRERDRKSATESEDLCSLHSEKLKLFCLDHQQPVCLICRDSESHKNHRFRPINEAVQDYREELQRSLWLLQEKRNLFNQVKGNFDLTAEHIGVQAKHTETEIRKQFKKLHQFLQEEEEARISALREEEEQKSQVIKEKSEALSREIAALSDMIRATEEALRAAEVSFLQNYQTRMERIQHRPLLEDPQLVSGALIDMAKHLGNLTFNIWSKMKEMVSHTPVILDPNTAEAGLILSEDLMSVRRGQRQTLPENPERFEYHGMVLASEGFDSGTHSWAVAVGESTAWFVGVAAETLRRKGRTDVKSGMWAVAFSKGKHIIISPQDPSTFHPERKLQVISVHLDCERGRVSFFDAETNTHIHNLTHTCTERLFPVFYTGGELPLRILPEV, encoded by the coding sequence ATGGCCTCAGGATTAGAGGAAGAGCTCTCCTGCCCTGTTTGCCAGGACGTGTTCAGAGAGCCCGTTTTCCTGCCATGCAGCCACAGCTTTTGTAAAAACTGTCTGAAAAGGTggtggagaaagaaaaaaatgcgtGAGTGTCCCGTTTGTAAGGCTGCCTCTGGAAGTGAACACCCGCAGTGTAATTTGGTGTTAAAAAACACGTGTGAGGCCTTTTTACGGGAGAGAGATCGGAAATCTGCAACAGAGTCGGAGGATCTCTGCAGTCTGCACTCTGAGAAGCTCAAACTGTTCTGTTTGGACCATCAGCAGCCTGTGTGTCTCATCTGCAGGGACTCAGAATCTCACAAGAACCACAGATTCAGACCCATCAATGAGGCTGTGCAGGATTACAGAGAAGAGCTGCAGAGATCACTGTGGCTCCTACAGGAGAAACGGAATCTTTTTAACCAGGTTAAAGGAAACTTTGacctaacagcagaacacaTTGGGGTCCAGGCCAAACACACCGAGACAGAGATTAGGAAGCAGTTCAAAAAGCTGCACCAGTTTCtacaggaggaagaggaggccagGATTAGTGCtctgagggaggaagaggagcagaagAGTCAGGTGATAAAGGAGAAGAGTGAGGCTCTGAGCAGAGAGATAGCAGCTCTTTCAGATATGATCAGAGCCACGGAGGAGGCGCTCAGAGCTGCAGAGGTCTCATTTCTTCAGAACTATCAGACTAGGATGGAAAGAATCCAACATCGCCCCCTGCTGGAGGACCCACAGCTGGTCTCAGGAGCTCTGATAGATATGGCCAAACATCTGGGCAACCTGACCTTCAACATCTGGAGCAAAATGAAAGAGATGGTCTCTCATACGCCTGTGattctggatccaaacacagcggAAGCAGGACTCATCCTGTCTGAGGATCTGATGAGTGTGAGACGCGGACAGAGACAGACTCTGCCTGAGAACCCCGAGAGGTTTGAGTATCACGGCATGGTTCTGGCCTCTGAGGGCTTTGACTCCGGCACCCACAGCTGGGCTGTTGCAGTTGGAGAGAGCACCGCCTGGTTTGTTGGCGTTGCAGCAGAAACTTTAAGAAGGAAGGGACGCACTGATGTAAAGTCTGGAATGTGGGCCGTTGCTTTTTCTAAAGGCAAACACATCATCATCTCCCCTCAGGATCCCTCCACTTTTCATCCTGAGAGGAAGCTGCAGGTGATCAGCGTTCATCTGGACTGCGAGAGAGGAAGAGTGTCATTCTTTGAtgctgaaacaaacacacacattcacaactTAACACACACTTGCACTGAGAGACTGTTTCCAGTCTTTTACACGGGAGGTGAACTCCCATTGAGGATATTACCGGAAGTGTAA
- the LOC142377022 gene encoding E3 ubiquitin-protein ligase TRIM35-like, with protein MASGLEEELSCPVCQDVFREPVFLPCSHSFCKNCLKRWWRKKKMRECPVCKAASGSEHPQCNLVLKNTCEAFLRERDRKSAEDLCSLHSEKLKLFCLDHQQPEKRNLFNQVKGNFDLTAEHIGVQAKHTETEIRKQFKKLHQFLQEEEEARISALREEEEQKSQVIKEKSEALSREIAALSDMIRATEEALRAAEFSGAQIDMAKHLGNLTFNIWSKMKEMVSHTPVILDPNTAEAGLILSEDLMSVRRGQRQTLPENPERFEYHGMVLASEGFDSGTHSWAVAVGQSIAWFVGVAAETLRRKGRTDVKSGMWAVAFSKGKHIIISPQDPSTFHPERKLQVISVHLDCERGRVSFFDAETNTHIHNLTHTCTERLFPVFYTGGELPLRILPEV; from the exons ATGGCCTCAGGATTAGAGGAAGAGCTCTCCTGCCCTGTTTGCCAGGACGTGTTCAGAGAGCCCGTTTTCCTGCCATGCAGCCACAGCTTTTGTAAAAACTGTCTGAAAAGGTggtggagaaagaaaaaaatgcgtGAGTGTCCCGTTTGTAAGGCTGCCTCTGGAAGTGAACACCCGCAGTGTAATTTGGTGTTAAAAAACACGTGTGAGGCCTTTTTACGGGAGAGAGATCGGAAATCTGCGGAGGATCTCTGCAGTCTGCACTCTGAGAAGCTCAAACTGTTCTGTTTGGACCATCAGCAGCCT GAGAAACGGAATCTTTTTAACCAGGTTAAAGGAAACTTTGacctaacagcagaacacaTTGGGGTCCAGGCCAAACACACCGAGACAGAGATTAGGAAGCAGTTCAAAAAGCTGCACCAGTTTCtacaggaggaagaggaggccagGATTAGTGCtctgagggaggaagaggagcagaagAGTCAGGTGATAAAGGAGAAGAGTGAGGCTCTGAGCAGAGAGATAGCAGCTCTTTCAGATATGATCAGAGCCACGGAGGAGGCGCTCAGAGCTGCAGAG TTCTCAGGAGCTCAGATAGATATGGCCAAACATCTGGGCAACCTGACATTCAACATCTGGAGCAAAATGAAAGAGATGGTCTCTCATACGCCTGTGattctggatccaaacacagcggAAGCAGGACTCATCCTGTCTGAGGATCTGATGAGTGTGAGACGCGGACAGAGACAGACTCTGCCTGAGAACCCCGAGAGGTTTGAGTATCACGGCATGGTTCTGGCCTCTGAGGGCTTTGACTCCGGCACCCACAGCTGGGCTGTTGCAGTTGGACAGAGCATCGCCTGGTTTGTTGGCGTTGCAGCAGAAACTTTAAGAAGGAAGGGACGCACTGATGTAAAGTCTGGAATGTGGGCCGTTGCTTTTTCTAAAGGCAAACACATCATCATCTCCCCTCAGGATCCCTCCACTTTTCATCCTGAGAGGAAGCTGCAGGTGATCAGCGTTCATCTGGACTGCGAGAGAGGAAGAGTGTCATTCTTTGAtgctgaaacaaacacacacattcacaactTAACACACACTTGCACTGAGAGACTGTTTCCAGTCTTTTACACGGGAGGTGAACTCCCATTGAGGATATTACCGGAAGTGTAA